GAACTTTTGGCTAGCAAATCTTGATCGGCCATGCCGACCAAAGAAAAGACTTGAGCCGAAAAGCTATCCGTTGCATCAGGTTGATAACGTACGTAGTAGCGATATTTGCGCCAAAGCTTATGCACTAGCGATAACAACCGATTGTTGAAGAAATCGAGAAATGAACGCCTTAGGCCTAATTCACTTTCCGATGCTATCTGTTCAAGCAAAAAACCAGGCAATGGCGACTGAGCACCATTTAGGCCTAGAAACGTTGTTTCTAGCTTGCAGCGCCCAGTTTCATCCACATGTAACTGGGAAATATCACTTGGTGCAAAGCCAAGGCTTGGATTCGCACTGAAAATCAATCGGCATTGTGCTTGCCATTCATCACTTTCTGTATCGTCTTCAACTAAACGGTGTAATAACTCAACCAGCTGGTAAAAATCGTATTTCCTAATATCGGCTTGCAGATGTTGAGATGCCTCTAACATGGTATTCTGAGCAATAAGCTTGTTTGGGCTTTCAACTAACGCTATTGACTCACTAAGTTCTGCTAGATCAAGGGCTGCTGACCCGTCTGGATTCCCCATGAGTATCTTTCCTGATTTTCGCTATTTATCACCACTAACTCATGGAATGAATTTATGCTTGCGTATAAAGCAAAAAATCGACTGAGTACTGTGCCAAATAAATACAGATCACCTTCCGAACCAAATGCTTTCGGATCCAATACCAATGTCGACTCTAACCCTCTAACTGGCAGCCCTTTTATTAGACGCTCTTTCGGTTTTGAATCGATACTCACAATGCCATCAAAGCGGTTCTTGGCGATTCGCTCAGCCTGTTTGTCCACCAGCGCTCTAAAGTCGTACGCCCGCAAAACAAAGCACAATGCACTTTTAGAAAGCAATGAAAGGTAATTGAGTGATAGGTTGGAAATTAGTGTCCAAAGCAACGATCCATCTAAACTAGGTCGTAGTGGCTGTGTCGGTACCGTTATATTGGAAAACTCTGCAAATGTCGGCGAGCTATCGGTCGCCTTACAAATATCACCGACACCAAGCTCTACTGGTAGCTGTCGATTCGTACAAGTCGCTTGTATGGAAACAGCTTCACTTAAACCAATGCTCGTATCTTCATCATCTCGGATAAACGAAATAAAGTGGTCAAAACCATCTCCTCGAGCACTGTCTTTTACTCGCGTTCGGTAATAAAGGGCTTGTTGGCCTTGTTGACGAGCCATGTCATGTTGAAAGCTTTCAAACGCGGTATAAACTCGTTTTTCACCACGAATTCTTCCAGCATGG
This genomic stretch from Vibrio marisflavi CECT 7928 harbors:
- the tssG gene encoding type VI secretion system baseplate subunit TssG, which translates into the protein MGNPDGSAALDLAELSESIALVESPNKLIAQNTMLEASQHLQADIRKYDFYQLVELLHRLVEDDTESDEWQAQCRLIFSANPSLGFAPSDISQLHVDETGRCKLETTFLGLNGAQSPLPGFLLEQIASESELGLRRSFLDFFNNRLLSLVHKLWRKYRYYVRYQPDATDSFSAQVFSLVGMADQDLLAKSSLNKSKMLSYAGILAGRSRSPQVVAGVIAHYFDLEQVSIRQWEPRSVRVAPEQRFQLGVKNCEIGENVTLGSQVQDCMGKFVVEIKNLSYQRFNDFLPSGKEYEPFCKLVEFVLREQLAFDLELELKEEASTQRSIGDSHVSLGWSTFLGEPKGKRKVQIQVNL